From a region of the Bdellovibrionales bacterium genome:
- a CDS encoding peptide ABC transporter substrate-binding protein yields the protein MNKTLKLGLAAALTVGVLANCTKKEAAAPTSGESNTTAAATNSAKNAELKIGISQEFENLNPLIMSMSASSYMYRMVGRTLVSLDADGKWFTQLAKSIPSLDNGSAKIVDVGGKKKIIATWEILDNAKWNDGTPITCADFAFALKVAAAPTVSVGEKETFTQVEKIEADPANPKKCTFTYEKAKWDFYALAQFYPLPKHLEEPVFNKYGKEKEGYEKNSNYTKNPTMKGLYNGPYAITEVKLGDHVTFEPNADFYGPQPKIQKIIVKLIPNTGTMEANLRSGTIDMIGTLGLSLDEALAFEKKVKAENLPYEVTFTPSITYEHIDLNLDNPILKDIKVRKALITGLNREDLVKALFEGKQEAAIHNISPKDPWFTRDPKDITLYPYSKREAGKLLDEAGWKMGADGYRYKDGKKLSLVFMTTAGNKTRELVQVYLQDQYKQLGIEIVTKNEPARVFFGETTRKRKFGAMAMFAWVSSPENSPRSTFHTSAIPTEKNGWSGQNFMNWSNKDNDKLMEDLDVEFDAKKRLDLIHKITKHYTDDVPVLPLYYRSDVSVVPKNLKNYRPTGHQFAETNDVEKWDLGGSTLN from the coding sequence ATGAATAAAACTTTGAAGCTTGGTTTGGCTGCTGCCCTCACGGTGGGCGTGCTTGCAAACTGCACAAAGAAAGAAGCTGCTGCGCCGACTAGCGGAGAGTCGAACACAACGGCTGCTGCAACAAACTCTGCCAAAAACGCAGAACTCAAAATCGGTATCAGCCAGGAGTTCGAAAACTTGAACCCTCTGATCATGTCCATGTCTGCATCGTCTTACATGTACAGAATGGTTGGTCGTACGTTGGTCTCTTTGGATGCTGACGGTAAGTGGTTCACTCAGCTTGCGAAGTCGATCCCTTCTTTGGACAACGGCTCAGCGAAAATCGTTGATGTTGGCGGCAAAAAGAAAATCATCGCAACTTGGGAAATCCTCGACAACGCAAAATGGAATGACGGCACACCTATTACTTGTGCTGACTTTGCATTTGCTTTGAAAGTTGCAGCAGCACCTACTGTGTCGGTGGGAGAAAAAGAAACTTTCACTCAAGTTGAAAAAATCGAAGCAGATCCTGCAAATCCTAAAAAATGTACTTTCACTTACGAGAAAGCAAAATGGGATTTCTATGCATTGGCTCAGTTCTACCCGCTTCCTAAGCACTTAGAAGAACCGGTCTTCAACAAGTACGGCAAAGAAAAAGAAGGCTACGAGAAGAACTCAAACTACACCAAGAACCCAACAATGAAGGGTCTTTACAATGGTCCCTACGCGATCACTGAAGTCAAACTCGGTGACCACGTGACGTTTGAACCAAACGCGGACTTCTACGGCCCTCAGCCGAAGATCCAAAAGATCATCGTGAAACTCATTCCTAACACAGGAACCATGGAAGCCAACCTTCGTTCAGGCACGATCGACATGATCGGCACGTTGGGCCTTTCTTTGGATGAGGCTCTCGCTTTCGAAAAGAAAGTAAAAGCTGAAAACCTTCCTTACGAAGTGACTTTCACTCCATCGATCACTTACGAGCACATCGACCTTAACTTGGACAATCCCATCTTGAAAGATATCAAAGTTCGTAAAGCGTTGATCACAGGCTTGAACCGCGAAGATCTTGTAAAAGCTCTCTTCGAAGGCAAGCAAGAAGCTGCGATCCACAATATCTCTCCTAAGGACCCTTGGTTCACTCGCGATCCAAAAGACATCACTCTCTACCCTTACTCTAAGCGTGAAGCTGGTAAGTTGTTGGATGAAGCTGGCTGGAAAATGGGCGCGGACGGCTATCGCTACAAAGACGGCAAAAAGCTTTCTTTGGTGTTCATGACGACGGCGGGCAACAAAACTCGTGAGTTGGTTCAAGTATACTTGCAAGACCAATACAAACAGCTCGGTATCGAAATCGTCACTAAGAACGAACCGGCACGTGTGTTCTTCGGCGAAACCACTCGTAAACGCAAATTTGGCGCAATGGCGATGTTTGCTTGGGTTTCTTCACCTGAAAACAGCCCACGTTCTACTTTCCACACATCGGCAATTCCAACCGAGAAAAACGGTTGGTCTGGTCAGAACTTCATGAACTGGTCTAATAAAGACAACGACAAGTTGATGGAAGACCTGGATGTAGAGTTCGACGCTAAGAAACGTTTGGATTTGATCCACAAAATTACGAAGCACTACACAGACGACGTACCGGTATTGCCGTTGTACTACCGTTCTGATGTGAGTGTTGTACCTAAGAACTTGAAAAACTACCGTCCAACAGGACACCAGTTTGCTGAGACCAACGACGTTGAGAAGTGGGATCTTGGCGGTTCTACATTGAACTAG
- a CDS encoding ABC transporter permease, whose translation MTTYILRRLIQTLAVIAILSYVCFYLMTLMPGDPVDMMISSNPKITAADVVRLRELYGLDQPSYVRYGHWVGDILKGELGYSRTYRVPVQELLGPRLTSTFILSMVALVFSILISVPLGVFSALRPGSKVDYVINFFSFAGISIPSFWLGIVCIIFFAVWIPLLPAGGTQTVGGPDLGFWADLLDRSKYLILPVLSLSLQQIGRFVRFTRSAMLESLRNDFIRTAKAKGLPRQLIIWRHAFRNALIPLITILALSISSIFSGAIITETVFAYQGVGKLTYDSIIGNDFNVAMVSFIISVAMVLVMNLVADLLYGVADPRITYS comes from the coding sequence GTGACTACATATATCCTTCGGCGTCTTATCCAAACACTCGCAGTGATAGCGATCCTATCCTATGTGTGTTTCTATCTCATGACTTTGATGCCGGGGGATCCTGTCGACATGATGATCTCCTCAAATCCTAAGATCACGGCTGCAGACGTCGTGCGTTTGCGCGAACTCTACGGTCTTGATCAACCCTCCTATGTCCGTTACGGCCACTGGGTGGGCGATATTCTTAAAGGCGAATTGGGTTATAGCCGTACCTACCGCGTACCGGTTCAAGAACTTCTCGGCCCACGTCTGACAAGCACGTTTATCCTTTCCATGGTGGCATTGGTTTTCTCAATTTTGATTTCAGTTCCACTGGGCGTGTTTTCAGCTCTTCGACCTGGCAGCAAGGTCGACTATGTGATTAACTTCTTCTCCTTTGCCGGAATTTCGATTCCGTCGTTCTGGCTCGGGATCGTGTGCATTATCTTCTTTGCGGTGTGGATTCCACTCCTCCCTGCCGGTGGAACTCAAACGGTCGGCGGACCCGATCTTGGATTCTGGGCCGATCTTTTAGATCGTAGTAAATATTTAATCTTGCCGGTTCTTTCTTTGAGCTTGCAGCAGATCGGCCGCTTTGTGCGCTTCACGCGCTCAGCGATGCTCGAGTCTTTGCGCAATGACTTTATCAGAACTGCGAAAGCCAAAGGTCTTCCGCGACAACTTATTATCTGGAGACATGCTTTCAGAAACGCTTTAATTCCTTTGATCACAATCCTCGCGTTGAGCATCTCTTCAATCTTCTCAGGCGCGATTATTACTGAAACCGTCTTTGCTTACCAAGGCGTTGGCAAACTGACTTATGACTCTATCATCGGTAACGACTTTAACGTCGCGATGGTCAGCTTCATCATCTCAGTAGCCATGGTTCTGGTTATGAACTTGGTTGCAGACCTTCTCTACGGCGTGGCGGATCCACGTATCACATACAGCTAG
- a CDS encoding ABC transporter permease, translating into MEMTEEMTIPQVSDETRRKHEQALPMWKIVLSQFVEHKMAVVGSIIIVLFMAIALSAPLIEAISGLDPDAQNVFNRYQPPFSRAIAGQDVRETTVEKFIHDKPEVSQALETALISKGLVTTQTPADALFELTAKPVPEALKILEQVGTAEATDLKKTFQTFESYHIFGTDELGRDVFIRLIYGTRISMSVGVLVAIVSALVGLLIGAVAGFYGGVVDTVLMRVTDALISLPLLPVMIVIAAIDMQKLPALKALVSTQNESIFKMVLILCLFSWMTVARLVRGSILSLREREFILASKTLGATDFTIIFRHMFPNVIAPMLVSITLGVGESILFEAALSFLGLGIQPPTPSWGNMLFNAQELIYQAPFLAILPGVMILLTVISFNYLGDGLQDAVDPKAIRR; encoded by the coding sequence ATGGAAATGACAGAAGAAATGACAATCCCACAAGTCTCTGACGAAACCCGCCGTAAGCATGAACAAGCTCTTCCGATGTGGAAGATCGTTCTCAGCCAATTTGTTGAACACAAAATGGCCGTGGTCGGTTCTATTATCATTGTTCTCTTTATGGCGATCGCGCTTTCGGCCCCGTTGATTGAGGCTATTTCAGGCCTTGATCCAGATGCGCAGAACGTGTTCAACCGTTATCAGCCACCGTTTTCCCGGGCGATTGCCGGCCAGGACGTCCGCGAAACAACAGTTGAAAAATTCATTCACGATAAGCCCGAAGTTTCTCAAGCACTTGAAACTGCTTTGATCAGCAAAGGCCTTGTAACAACTCAGACTCCGGCGGACGCGCTGTTTGAATTGACGGCGAAACCGGTTCCTGAAGCTTTGAAAATTCTTGAGCAAGTCGGCACAGCTGAGGCCACAGACCTTAAAAAGACTTTTCAGACTTTTGAAAGTTACCATATTTTTGGTACGGATGAACTCGGACGTGATGTTTTCATTCGCTTGATTTACGGCACGCGCATTTCTATGAGCGTCGGTGTTTTGGTTGCGATCGTTTCAGCGTTGGTCGGTCTTTTGATCGGTGCCGTTGCCGGTTTCTACGGTGGCGTGGTTGATACGGTCCTGATGCGTGTCACGGATGCTTTGATCTCATTGCCACTTCTTCCGGTAATGATCGTGATTGCTGCGATTGATATGCAAAAGCTTCCGGCCCTGAAAGCGCTGGTCAGCACTCAAAATGAGTCCATCTTTAAGATGGTTCTGATCTTGTGCTTGTTCTCGTGGATGACTGTGGCCCGCCTTGTTCGTGGCAGTATCTTGTCTCTGCGTGAGCGCGAATTTATCTTAGCTTCAAAAACTCTGGGTGCGACGGATTTCACCATCATCTTCCGCCACATGTTCCCGAACGTGATCGCACCAATGCTCGTGTCTATTACATTGGGTGTGGGCGAATCGATCTTGTTTGAAGCGGCCCTCAGCTTCTTGGGCTTGGGTATCCAACCGCCAACTCCAAGCTGGGGTAATATGCTCTTTAATGCTCAGGAATTGATTTACCAAGCTCCGTTCTTGGCAATCCTTCCGGGTGTGATGATTCTCCTCACAGTAATCAGCTTCAACTACTTGGGTGACGGTCTTCAGGATGCAGTCGATCCAAAAGCGATTCGTCGCTAG
- a CDS encoding twin-arginine translocase TatA/TatE family subunit: MGEFSLTHLLLLAVIFLIFFGPSRLPQLGQSLGKAIRGFKTGLNEIDVDAKDIHDNTKSNEQISQNQTQGMNSQKVENPETQKKS, encoded by the coding sequence ATGGGTGAGTTTAGCCTTACACATCTTTTACTATTGGCTGTGATCTTTTTGATCTTCTTCGGCCCTAGCCGCTTGCCTCAATTGGGACAATCCCTTGGTAAAGCTATTCGCGGTTTCAAAACCGGTTTGAATGAAATCGACGTTGATGCCAAAGACATCCACGACAATACAAAATCAAACGAACAAATCTCTCAAAACCAAACTCAAGGTATGAACTCTCAAAAAGTTGAAAACCCTGAGACTCAAAAGAAATCTTAA